The genome window CTCACATCATCCTCATATGTTTATTACATTATCAAttatcatcaacaaaaatagtagtattaaatttggtTACATTTAGGATCtgtaaaaaccaaaaaaatcatctcCATATTCTTACCTTTCTTTGTTTTATGCCTTCCTATGCCTATGCTTAATCTCTTAGCTTTCTCTTGTTTCAGATCTTGATCTACTGTAGGTCATCCATGCCGCCACAATCCCAGTTGCCTTCAACTCTGAAGCTCTTCACCTTGGATGTGATGTACCTACACGACAAACCTGGACCTGATAACTGTCCACAAGTGGTGTATGATACACTGGTTGACGCCCTCGAACGAATCAGTGAGTTCGAAGGCTATATATTCGAGAGTGGTCAAGGACTGACTCGTGCCCTTTTCCGAAACATGTGCCAGTTGTTGTGCCATCCTCAGCAGCGTTGCATTCAGGACGAACTGGACCTTCCCAAGTCTCTGGTGAAGAAGTCTCCTGCAGCTGACGCGTTGCAAGGGGATGACAACGTCGTCGTCTCCAGCCAGTGACTGAAATGTAATTATCAAGAATCTAAGGTAACTCTCCAGCCACCATAATGCTGTTTTATCTGTCTGAATTTGTTAGCTCTATTACGGTAAATTTGATGGAGTGTTTATTAAATTCAGATTCCTCGTCTTTTAAGATGCTTGGATCTCTATTGCGTAATCATGTCGATTATGATATTACATAACCTCGATTATGGATATGTGTATTAAGATAAGCATGAGCCTAATACACCTCCGATGCATCGAGGTtatgtaatactccctccgtccacaactAATAGTCCTAGTCTTTTTTATCCACTTTCGGCCGTCAACAAAAATTAGTCGCCTTCTATTTTTGCTAGTTTCCCTCTCTAATAAATAAGGCAGGACTCATCTTCACATTCTCTCTATGAGTATTGctatattttactactaattttgcattaaaactcgttcGACCACCGCCAAGACTATTAGAGTAGAATTGTACTACCtttgtcccttaaaaatagaacttatttctattactttaccaattatttttgcttactttaccaattgtgtattaaaatccgtgccgtattaaaaaaaattatttttcaaggacggaggtagtagtataCGTATAATTTAGAACAGAATCTTCCTTGTTCTTAGGCCTTAGCTGTTCTTTTGCCCAAGTCAGACATGATAGCATTTAAAACATTCTCAATAATggagtttttaatttttaaaaaatttttttggtatgtGTTGATGAATAGATGATCTGATCCACAAAATGAGATGAAATTATTATGATAGTTATTAGTATAATCGAAGTTTGAAAATACATGTACGTACCAGATTGTCATGACCACTTATCTTATCATACTTGTGGTTGTGTTTGTGAAGATAACTCCAATTATCAAATAGGAGTGCTATAATTCAGGTCAACGGTTTTGGTTGTGTAATTGtgttattaatttcattagtcattttattaaaatgtttataGTCAACTATTCATATGATTTAGGAGTGTCACCTGTTGTAGGTAAAATTTATTGGCTATCAAAATGTAAACTAGTGATTTTGACTTACTTGATCCAACTTGAACTTCAAAGTGTAAAAGCCTATTTGTAGAAGAAATGGTAGTAGTATgtatgaattttctaattagattattgatttttgaatgCCTATGTGAGTAGTTAATAACTAAACAAATATGCATAACAAagctattaattaaaacttattGGTGTCttcataagaaaataaaataaatattgatgtCAGCATGATTGGCCTTTCATAATAATGTAAAGTCTACaacttataataaataaataaagtatagtcgttataaatattttgttattattgttattggcTAATAACTACCTGACTAAAAGGTTACTTAATTTCCACTGAGGCTGTCATTTTCTATTGTCtctgtttatttattatttatttaaggcATGTATTGCTTTTTTCTTGATGGCCTTACTAGGGTACCGAAATTTAATTACCACCAATAGTTACATGTCAAGATTCAAAGCCCTACAAAagaatactactactatttaaatatataatagataatataaattgatttatcaTGCTATatagggagtagtataaaagtccaaagagagagagagagagagagagagagagagttcaGGTTGTACGTCTAATTTGAATATAGCTGTATACAAtcttaaataattactactcctttacataagaaaattaaatcatcTATTAGTCATCaacttataatatttgaaaataatgatCTGTTTCTTCCAAAGGTTGAGGTGCCCTGAATCGTgtagaatatttaataaataatgttatCATTCTTATTGGTAACCGTGTGGATTATCTGCTAAGTAAAGTCATACACATAAACCaataattatcaaattatcgaatttatttagtttaaatttggACTTTATATTACAGGAACCAAGTATGTTGTTCAACTTCATTGCTAATAAAATACTAGGAGTAATAGTTATTTTTCTAACAAATACGATTTGATAAATCAATACACATTATAGAAAACTCTCTCTATCAAGTACGCGTTTATTACATCGAAACAGGACAAGTCCAATTCCATTTTCTAATATACTggaatactagtttaataaaaaacaaacaaataaaatacacaataAATTTATCCAAATGGAATTGGGCGGTTTTAAAGCCTTGTGAATTGGAACAAGTATAGCATgaaaattactagtagtaaGGTCTTAGAACTTATCATATTTGTTTCGATAAATATGCTTTTTAGACACTTGAATATGTTTGGATAAGGGGACTTACTTCACAAAAATGAATTCTCACTTTTCTCTTATAAGTAACGAATTATATCTAACAAATCGCTATTTCCGGCTGAAAATATTATGTACAATATTACCATGTgcaatacataaatatttttgaaatattgtgatatttcacaatatttcaaaaatatttttgaaatatttcaaaatattacaaaaatacatatttcaaaaatataccATGCAAtacaattattcaaaaatgtACTGCTAATGAGAATATTATATACCATGCAATACATATTTAACCACTAGTATATACTCTTGTGACATCAATACCAACAAGTAACCAAACCAAAAACAACCCAAATTTCAAACCCAATTCtttaaaaaacacaaatattacaaattaaatatgtaaaatattgataagtcaacaCCCAAATAGCTGCAAACTGATTTCTGCATACCAATTCAATCctacacaaacacacataaGATGCCCTTTGAATTGAATCTTGGGGTAGCCTATAATAATAgtccaacaaataaaaaacaactcaATTATTGAATCTAGTTGTTCTTCAACTCTCCATCTctttcaagaaaatataaaatttgcaTATTCCATGGTCCCCAACTCCCTATATATGGGGACTATATTTCTCCCTTTTGGATTCTAAGTATATACAACAAGACACACTCTagggagagaaagagaagcaagagagagaagatgggAATTTGTGCTTCCATTTCATCTCCAGTGATACATGATGATTCATATGGCCAAGAAAGTGCTGTGTATTATACAGGAATCAGTAGCAATGAATCATCACAGAAAATTGGCTCAGTTTATTCTCATGTAGGAAGCAAAGGATTGAACCAAGATTGTGCTCTTCTTTTTCAGGTATGTCTCTAACATATTTcctactacttttttttgtgttatataATGTTCTTTGTATAAAAAAGGATGAGAAGGGAAAATAGTGAGTTTTAGTCCTAAATGTATGTCCCATCAGAACTGTCATAATTAGTTATgatcatcaacaaaatttctcCTAAATTCATCTATCAAACTACACATGTTCTCATAGTAAAGTATTGTATTTGCATTGAATGATTATGAAATTGAAGTGTGTATTCTTACATAATTTGGTACTATTTTGTAACATCTTctcatgttttgattttgaaattctaAGAATAATAATCTTGTGACTTATTACATATcgttattattttgatttcggTTTAGGAcaaaatttatctatttacGTGCACGGTGACAGATAcgaaatatagaaaatacaGCACTCATCCAAAAAAACCATGTGTCCGCCTCTGCACATGTGTCACATGTACCACATCCAAAAACGCTGGATAAACCACAAGCAACCATGTAACGTTGTCGGTGTTTTTTTTCACAGGGCTACGGAGTCGAGGAAGGGGCCATTTGTGCAGTGTTTGATGGGCATGGCAAGAATGGGCACACAGTTAGCAAGATTGTGAGGAACAGGCTGCCTTCTCTCCTTCTCAACCACAGAAAAATGGGGAGTGATCAAAGCAAGAATTTCCAAAGATGGAAAGAAGCTTGCATCACTTCATTCAAAGCTGTAGACAGAGAGATTCAATTTCTTGAAACCTTGGATTGCTCTTGTAGTGGAACAACTGCTACTGTCATAATCAGACAGGTAAATGATTAATCATACTGTACTAGTAGTTTATAACTCGAACTTTGTCGAAATTGCAATTTTGCCCCTAAAGTCGAGAATCCCGACTTCATAGATTGTTTATAAAGTAATCGTAAGTTGAGGGCACTTTCTAGAGTAAAAGAAAgtgtatttgatttttatttacgAAGTGTGGTGGTGATGATGATAGGCTGAAGATCTGACGATTGCAAATCTCGGAGATTCGAGAGCAGTTCTAGGGACAAGGAGCGAGAATGGGATCATGGCCGTTCAGTTGACTAACGATCTCAAGCCTGGGGTGCCATGTAAGAAGAGAAGAAACCACTCTTTCAAATAAACTGTTTACacgcactacacacactatatATGCATGAAATAGTAGGTGATGATGTTTTGaaaatgtgttttttataCTTTTGCAGGTGAAACAGAGAGAATAACTAAGTGTAAAGGGAGAGTGTTTGCACTAAAAGAAGAGCCACATATACAGAGAGTCTGGCTGCCTTATGATGACTCGCCCGGACTCGCTATGTCTCGAGCTTTTGGGGATTTCGTGCTAAAAAACAACGGTATTATTTGCATCCCGGAGGTCTCCCACCACCGGATCACTCCCCAGGATGAGTTTCTCGTCGTGGCGACAGACGGGGTGAGCAAActtttgaagaaaaagaaatcgttattagaattaattatgaattttagaAAGGATTGGTTCAATTATTCTAAATATCTAATTCTTTTGATTGAAGGTGTGGGATGTGCTGAGCAACGAGGAAGTAGTGTCGATGGTAGCGGCTGCAGATAATGAAGAGGTAGCAGCAAAGGCAGTGGTTGATGCAGCAATTGCAATGTGGAAACACAAGTTTCCCAACTCAAAAAGGGATGATTGCACTGTTATTTGTCTATTTTTGCAATCTAAATCACTGTAGATTTATATCttgatat of Salvia hispanica cultivar TCC Black 2014 unplaced genomic scaffold, UniMelb_Shisp_WGS_1.0 HiC_scaffold_444, whole genome shotgun sequence contains these proteins:
- the LOC125199272 gene encoding probable protein phosphatase 2C 72 gives rise to the protein MGICASISSPVIHDDSYGQESAVYYTGISSNESSQKIGSVYSHVGSKGLNQDCALLFQGYGVEEGAICAVFDGHGKNGHTVSKIVRNRLPSLLLNHRKMGSDQSKNFQRWKEACITSFKAVDREIQFLETLDCSCSGTTATVIIRQAEDLTIANLGDSRAVLGTRSENGIMAVQLTNDLKPGVPCETERITKCKGRVFALKEEPHIQRVWLPYDDSPGLAMSRAFGDFVLKNNGIICIPEVSHHRITPQDEFLVVATDGVWDVLSNEEVVSMVAAADNEEVAAKAVVDAAIAMWKHKFPNSKRDDCTVICLFLQSKSL